A stretch of Lysinibacillus agricola DNA encodes these proteins:
- the trpB gene encoding tryptophan synthase subunit beta, whose protein sequence is MSTVAEKKGYFGEFGGSFVPDELQNVLTTLDENFQKYKDDEDFNKELDYYFREYVGRKSPLYFAENLTKQLGGAKIYLKREDLNHTGSHKINNVLGQILLAKRMGANRVIAETGAGQHGVATATACAMFGMDCTVYMGLEDTKRQALNVFRMELLGAKVVAVDKGQGRLKDAVDEAFADLVENYETTFYLLGSAVGPHPFPSMVKHFQSVISRESREQILEKEGKLPAAVLACVGGGSNAIGAFAEYIADESVRLIGIEPDKAATLNEGTPGELHGFKCLVLQDAEGNPLPTYSIAAGLDYPGAGPEHSYLKTIGRGEYVTVTNEEVLEAFQVLSKVEGIIPALESSHAVAHALKLAPTLSSEESIIINISGRGDKDVEQVFQMLNR, encoded by the coding sequence ATGAGTACAGTAGCAGAGAAAAAAGGATATTTTGGTGAATTTGGCGGTAGCTTTGTTCCTGATGAGCTTCAAAATGTATTAACTACTTTAGATGAAAACTTCCAAAAATATAAAGACGATGAAGACTTTAATAAAGAGCTAGATTATTATTTCCGTGAATATGTTGGGCGCAAATCTCCACTTTATTTTGCTGAAAATCTAACAAAGCAATTAGGTGGCGCAAAAATTTATTTAAAACGTGAGGACCTTAACCATACAGGCTCACATAAAATCAATAACGTTCTTGGGCAAATTTTATTGGCAAAACGCATGGGTGCTAATCGTGTTATTGCCGAAACAGGTGCTGGTCAGCATGGTGTAGCAACAGCAACTGCTTGTGCAATGTTCGGAATGGATTGCACAGTTTATATGGGTTTAGAGGATACAAAACGTCAAGCATTAAACGTGTTCCGTATGGAGCTTCTTGGTGCGAAGGTAGTAGCTGTTGATAAAGGGCAAGGACGACTCAAGGATGCAGTGGATGAAGCATTTGCTGATTTAGTAGAAAACTATGAAACAACTTTCTACTTACTAGGTTCTGCTGTTGGACCTCACCCATTCCCTTCAATGGTGAAGCATTTCCAATCAGTCATTAGCCGTGAAAGTCGCGAACAAATTTTAGAAAAAGAAGGCAAGCTACCAGCAGCAGTACTTGCTTGTGTCGGTGGCGGTAGTAATGCGATCGGTGCGTTTGCAGAGTATATTGCAGATGAAAGCGTTCGCCTCATCGGTATTGAACCCGATAAGGCAGCAACATTAAATGAAGGAACACCAGGTGAATTACACGGCTTCAAATGCTTAGTACTGCAAGATGCAGAGGGCAATCCACTACCAACCTATTCGATTGCCGCTGGACTAGATTATCCTGGAGCTGGTCCAGAACATAGCTATTTAAAAACAATTGGTCGTGGAGAATATGTAACGGTGACAAATGAAGAGGTGCTTGAAGCATTCCAAGTGCTGTCAAAAGTTGAAGGAATTATTCCTGCACTTGAAAGCTCGCACGCAGTGGCTCATGCACTAAAGCTTGCACCAACATTATCTTCAGAAGAGAGCATTATTATTAATATCTCTGGCCGCGGAGACAAAGACGTAGAACAAGTATTCCAAATGTTAAATAGATGA
- a CDS encoding QueT transporter family protein: MKIKFLATSGIIAALYIAVTLLVGSFGFTEVQFRISEMFNHLVAFNPRFAVGIIIGVFISNIFSPLGMYDLVFGVGHSMITLGLFILICKFVKNIWARLVINTLLFTCTMFIIAFELNLALELPFFWTWLTVAAGEFVVLAVGAPIMYTLNKRLNFKDLI; this comes from the coding sequence ATGAAAATAAAATTTTTAGCAACGAGTGGCATTATTGCAGCACTCTACATTGCTGTTACATTACTGGTCGGATCATTTGGCTTTACAGAGGTGCAGTTCCGTATATCAGAAATGTTTAATCATCTAGTTGCGTTTAATCCACGCTTTGCCGTTGGGATCATTATTGGTGTATTTATCTCCAATATATTTTCACCACTCGGCATGTACGATTTAGTTTTCGGTGTTGGGCATTCGATGATTACGCTTGGGTTGTTCATTCTAATCTGTAAATTTGTCAAAAATATTTGGGCACGTTTAGTCATTAATACATTGTTATTTACATGCACAATGTTCATTATTGCCTTTGAATTGAACTTAGCTTTAGAATTACCATTCTTCTGGACATGGTTAACTGTTGCTGCAGGTGAATTTGTTGTCTTAGCAGTCGGTGCGCCGATTATGTATACACTGAATAAACGCTTAAACTTCAAAGATTTAATTTAG
- a CDS encoding DUF1259 domain-containing protein: MQSFQDMCTKFAQIANGKASVEHGVCSVKLSRNLHVKIQGRPSRSALHAGITFESLDIYGNALNLGEVVVLQEELQPFVKVLAENNLIISAVHNHWIYSDPTILYVHFQSIEPPLTFAQKFAQAFSVLKK, from the coding sequence ATGCAAAGCTTTCAAGATATGTGTACGAAATTTGCACAGATTGCCAACGGAAAAGCTTCTGTGGAACATGGCGTATGCTCAGTAAAACTTAGTCGAAATCTCCATGTGAAGATTCAAGGTCGCCCAAGCCGTAGTGCACTTCATGCTGGGATAACATTCGAATCGCTTGATATATATGGAAATGCACTTAACTTAGGTGAAGTTGTAGTACTCCAAGAGGAATTACAGCCATTTGTTAAAGTACTTGCAGAAAATAATTTAATTATAAGTGCAGTTCATAATCATTGGATATATTCGGACCCAACTATTTTGTACGTCCATTTTCAATCAATAGAGCCTCCATTAACCTTTGCCCAAAAATTTGCTCAAGCATTTAGTGTTTTAAAAAAATAA
- a CDS encoding ABC transporter ATP-binding protein, with protein sequence MLRVENLVKSYQNGRELLYALDSVSLSIDDGEFVVILGPSGSGKSTLLNVISGLEQPDSGSVIYDDYEICGLNQKELTLFRRDKTAFIFQAYYLLPFLNVESNIKMGADLKGNKNITEIIDGLGLRGLEKRLPYELSGGQQQRVSIARALAKKPDFLFCDEPTGALDEETSKQILTYLKQLQKQLKFTIIMVTHNVSIAQIATKVIKMTSGRIIEVTSNADPRDVSEITW encoded by the coding sequence ATGTTAAGAGTAGAAAATTTGGTTAAAAGTTATCAAAATGGTCGTGAATTGCTTTATGCATTAGATTCAGTTTCATTGTCAATTGATGATGGGGAATTCGTTGTCATTTTAGGCCCTTCTGGATCCGGTAAATCTACGCTTCTTAATGTAATTTCAGGTCTAGAGCAGCCAGATTCAGGGAGTGTTATTTATGATGACTATGAGATTTGTGGGTTAAATCAGAAAGAACTGACGTTGTTTAGACGTGATAAAACAGCTTTTATCTTTCAAGCATATTATTTACTCCCATTTTTAAATGTAGAATCTAACATTAAAATGGGTGCTGATTTAAAAGGGAACAAAAATATTACTGAAATAATTGATGGTTTAGGACTTCGGGGATTAGAAAAACGTCTTCCTTATGAACTTTCAGGGGGACAACAACAACGAGTGTCTATTGCACGTGCATTAGCGAAAAAACCGGATTTTTTGTTTTGTGATGAACCTACTGGGGCATTAGATGAAGAAACGAGCAAACAAATTTTAACCTATTTGAAGCAGCTTCAAAAACAATTGAAATTTACAATTATTATGGTAACTCACAATGTTAGCATTGCTCAAATCGCAACGAAAGTGATTAAAATGACTAGCGGAAGAATCATAGAAGTAACTAGCAATGCTGATCCAAGAGATGTTAGTGAAATTACATGGTGA